One window from the genome of Cryptomeria japonica chromosome 6, Sugi_1.0, whole genome shotgun sequence encodes:
- the LOC131077521 gene encoding triacylglycerol lipase OBL1-like, translating to MLFVNKEDKLLEKLLAIYTFGQPRVGDKEFGDFMNSKLKQSKPKYFRVVYSNDLIPRLPFDDGLFMYKHFGVCLYYNCCYCQKNLVEAPNRDLTLVYFIPIRITAIWELLQSLVLHYIKGESFKETKLSIISRIFGILVPGISAHSPVNYINAIRLGPPRLNPTLSNVKG from the exons ATGCTATTTGTGAACAAGGAGGATAAGTTGTTAGAAAAACTATTGGCTATTTATACATTTGGACAACCTAGAGTTGGTGATAAAGAATTTGGAGATTTCATGAATAGTAAACTAAAACAATCCAAACCCAAATATTTTAGAGTTGTATATTCCAATGACCTTATTCCAAGATTACCTTTTGATGATGGCCTATTCATGTATAAGCACTTTGGAGTATGTCTTTACTACAACTGCTGTTATTGTCAAAAG AATCTTGTGGAAGCCCCCAATAGAGATCTCACGTTGGTGTACTTCATACCCATAAGAATAACTGCCATATGGGAATTGTTACAATCCTTAGTATTACATTACATTAAGGGAGAGAGCTTCAAGGAGACCAAACTTTCTATTATCTCTAGAATATTTGGAATTTTGGTTCCAGGGATTTCAGCACATAGTCCAGTAAATTACATTAATGCAATAAGATTGGGTCCTCCTAGATTGAATCCAACTTTGAGTAATGTAAAAGGATAA
- the LOC131856155 gene encoding triacylglycerol lipase OBL1-like, with product METSSDLIAYPERLSLLKLILSVILPYGEPVIRPQLDQYWKIKLSLILMKIVEYVAGPLKALGILVEFLLNLFSQNGGLLRTLFSLLNGSMIIPKRGSEEFLSVIGHLERRRDLYKSISEDDLSVMDGGDRVFADISAMASTLAYENKLVIRKTVNQHWKMHFVEFFDFWDGMESFWTNQV from the exons ATGGAGACAAGTAGTGACTTGATAGCCTACCCTGAGAGGCTCAGTTTGTTGAAGCTGATTCTGAGTGTAATATTGCCTTATGGAGAGCCAGTCATACGTCCACAGCTGGACCAGTACTGGAAAATAAAGCTCTCGCTTATATTGATGAAAATTGTGGAGTATGTTGCAGGACCCTTGAAAGCATTGGGTATCTTGGTTGAATTTCTTCTGAACCTGTTTTCTCAGAATGGGGGATTGTTAAGAACCCTGTTCAGTTTATTAAACG GAAGCATGATCATACCCAAGAGAGGATCAGAAGAATTTTTAAGTGTGATTGGCCATTTAGAGCGGCGCAGAGATCTGTATAAGAGCATCTCTGAAGATGATCTCTCCGTCATGGATGGTGGGGATCGAGTGTTTGCAGATATCTCAGCCATGGCTTCAACTTTAGCTTATGAAAACAAGTTGGTTATCAGGAAAACAGTCAACCAGCACTGGAAG atgcattttgtggaGTTCTTCGACTTTTGGGACGGTATGGAATCTTTCTGGACAAACCAAGTGTAA